A region of Pseudomonas cavernicola DNA encodes the following proteins:
- a CDS encoding sarcosine oxidase subunit beta family protein: MQRYSGFGLLKHSLSHNENWQRMWRNPTPKPVYDVVIVGGGGHGLATAYYLAKVHGIKNVAVVEKGWLGGGNTARNTTIVRSNYLWDESAAIYEHAMKLWEGLSQDINYNVMYSPRGVFNLGHTLQDMRDIERRVSANRLNGIDGEVLNAKEVEAMIPYLDCSKNTRYPVMGASLQRRGGVARHDAVAWGFARAADALGVDLIQQTEVTGFRKENGAVIGVETNRGFIGGKRVGVVTAGNSGHMAKLAGFRLPIESHPLQALVSEPIKPIIDSVIMSNAVHGYISQSDKGDLVIGAGIDGYVGYGQRGSYPTIEHTLQAIVEMFPVLSRVRMNRQWGGIVDTTPDACPIISKTPVPNLFFNCGWGTGGFKATPGSGHVFAASLATGEMDALAKPFAMDRFYNGALIDEHGAAGVAH; the protein is encoded by the coding sequence ATGCAACGTTATTCCGGCTTCGGCCTGCTCAAACACTCGCTCAGCCATAACGAAAACTGGCAGCGTATGTGGCGTAACCCCACGCCGAAACCGGTATATGACGTGGTCATCGTCGGCGGTGGCGGCCATGGCTTGGCCACCGCTTACTACCTGGCCAAGGTCCACGGCATCAAGAATGTCGCGGTGGTCGAGAAGGGTTGGCTGGGCGGCGGTAACACTGCGCGCAACACCACCATCGTTCGTTCCAACTACCTGTGGGACGAGTCGGCGGCGATCTACGAGCACGCCATGAAGCTGTGGGAAGGGTTGTCGCAAGACATCAACTACAACGTCATGTACTCGCCGCGCGGTGTGTTCAACCTCGGCCACACACTGCAGGACATGCGTGACATCGAGCGGCGGGTCAGCGCCAACCGTCTCAATGGCATCGACGGCGAAGTGCTCAATGCCAAAGAGGTAGAGGCGATGATCCCCTACCTGGATTGCTCGAAGAACACTCGTTACCCGGTGATGGGCGCCTCCCTGCAGCGTCGCGGCGGCGTCGCCCGTCACGATGCCGTGGCCTGGGGTTTTGCCCGCGCCGCCGACGCCCTCGGTGTCGACCTGATTCAACAGACTGAAGTAACCGGCTTCCGCAAGGAAAACGGTGCGGTGATCGGCGTCGAAACCAACCGTGGTTTTATCGGCGGCAAGCGCGTTGGCGTGGTCACTGCCGGTAACTCCGGGCACATGGCCAAGCTCGCCGGCTTCCGCCTGCCGATCGAGTCGCACCCGTTGCAGGCGCTGGTGTCCGAGCCGATCAAGCCGATTATCGACAGCGTGATCATGTCCAACGCCGTGCATGGCTATATCAGCCAGTCGGACAAGGGCGACCTGGTGATCGGCGCCGGTATCGACGGCTACGTCGGTTACGGCCAGCGCGGTTCCTACCCGACCATCGAACACACCCTGCAAGCCATCGTCGAGATGTTCCCGGTGCTCAGCCGCGTGCGGATGAACCGCCAATGGGGCGGCATCGTCGATACCACGCCGGATGCCTGCCCGATAATCAGTAAAACTCCGGTGCCGAACCTGTTCTTCAACTGCGGTTGGGGCACCGGTGGCTTCAAGGCCACGCCGGGTTCCGGTCATGTGTTTGCCGCGAGCCTCGCCACCGGCGAGATGGACGCGCTGGCCAAACCCTTCGCCATGGACCGTTTCTATAACGGTGCCTTGATCGACGAGCACGGCGCCGCCGGCGTCGCCCACTAA
- the glyA gene encoding serine hydroxymethyltransferase, with the protein MFSKHDQIKGYDDELLAAMNAEEARQEHHIELIASENYTSQRVMEAQGSGLTNKYAEGYPGKRYYGGCEHVDVVEQLAIDRAKQLFGADYANVQPHSGSQANAAVYLALLQAGDTVLGMSLAHGGHLTHGAKVSFSGKLYNAVQYGIDTATGLIDYDEVERLAVEHQPKMIIAGFSAYSKTLDFPRFRAIADKVGAYLFVDMAHVAGLVAAGLYPNPIPFADVVTTTTHKTLRGPRGGLILAKANPELEKKLNAAVFPGGQGGPLMHVIAAKAVCFKEALEPGFKSYQAQVIQNAQAMAKVFIERGYDVVSGGTDNHLFLVSLIRQGLTGKDADAALGRAGITVNKNAVPNDPQSPFVTSGLRIGTPAITSRGFKEAQSIELAGWICDILDHLGDADVEAQVARQAAALCSDFPVYR; encoded by the coding sequence ATGTTCAGCAAGCACGACCAGATCAAAGGCTACGACGACGAACTGCTGGCGGCGATGAATGCCGAGGAAGCGCGGCAGGAGCACCACATCGAGCTGATCGCCTCGGAGAACTACACCAGTCAGCGGGTGATGGAAGCGCAAGGCAGCGGGCTGACCAACAAGTACGCCGAAGGCTATCCGGGCAAGCGCTACTACGGCGGCTGCGAGCACGTCGATGTGGTCGAGCAACTGGCCATCGACCGCGCCAAACAGCTGTTCGGCGCCGATTATGCCAACGTCCAGCCGCACTCCGGCAGCCAGGCCAACGCCGCGGTCTATCTGGCCCTGCTGCAAGCCGGCGACACCGTGCTGGGCATGAGCCTGGCCCACGGCGGTCACCTGACCCACGGTGCCAAAGTCAGTTTCTCCGGCAAGCTGTATAACGCCGTGCAGTACGGCATCGACACCGCTACCGGGCTGATCGACTACGACGAAGTCGAGCGCCTGGCCGTCGAGCACCAGCCGAAGATGATCATCGCCGGTTTCTCCGCCTACTCGAAGACCTTGGATTTCCCGCGTTTCCGTGCCATTGCCGACAAAGTGGGTGCCTACCTGTTCGTCGACATGGCTCACGTCGCCGGGCTGGTGGCTGCCGGTCTGTACCCGAACCCGATTCCCTTCGCCGATGTGGTCACCACCACCACCCACAAGACCCTGCGCGGCCCGCGCGGCGGCCTGATCCTGGCCAAGGCCAACCCGGAGTTGGAGAAGAAGCTCAACGCCGCAGTATTCCCCGGCGGCCAGGGTGGCCCGCTGATGCACGTGATCGCCGCCAAGGCCGTGTGCTTCAAGGAAGCGCTGGAACCGGGCTTCAAGAGCTATCAGGCACAAGTGATCCAGAACGCCCAGGCGATGGCTAAGGTCTTTATCGAGCGTGGCTACGACGTGGTCTCCGGCGGTACCGACAACCACCTGTTCCTGGTCAGCCTGATCCGTCAGGGCCTGACCGGCAAAGACGCCGACGCCGCCTTGGGCCGTGCCGGGATCACCGTGAACAAGAACGCCGTACCGAACGACCCGCAGTCGCCGTTCGTTACCTCCGGCCTGCGGATCGGTACGCCGGCGATTACCAGTCGTGGTTTCAAGGAGGCCCAGAGCATCGAACTGGCCGGCTGGATCTGCGACATCCTCGATCACCTCGGCGATGCCGATGTCGAGGCGCAAGTCGCCAGGCAGGCCGCTGCGTTGTGCAGCGATTTCCCGGTTTACCGCTGA
- a CDS encoding GlxA family transcriptional regulator, translating into MATATQPAGLVNVRSSEAPAARVKTFGFLLIPNFTTIGFASAIETLRMANLAAKQTLYKTLLIAADEQPVSASNGMRVVPDFTIADAPKLDALFVVGSNPINPKNDRTMLNWLRKLAHEHVPLGGICTGSHLLACADLLKGYRCTIHWEDIEQLKEKFPGIIISNQLFELDRDRYTCSGGTASMDMTLQLIAREPNGVEIAIRAAELLLCDRMRGAREQQRVPLRQKLGHAQPKLSQIVGLMEANLEEPLELDEIARLNEVSVRQLERLFHKYLQRTPSQYYLELRLNRARELLLRSESQVRDIALSCGFASPAHFSKCYSRFFGMSPRGERKHSVLHA; encoded by the coding sequence ATGGCAACTGCCACCCAACCAGCAGGACTGGTCAATGTCCGCTCGAGCGAAGCGCCCGCCGCTCGGGTCAAGACCTTCGGCTTTCTGCTGATCCCCAACTTCACCACCATCGGCTTCGCCTCGGCGATCGAAACCTTGCGCATGGCCAACCTGGCGGCCAAACAGACGCTCTACAAGACCCTGCTGATCGCCGCCGATGAGCAGCCGGTGAGTGCCAGCAACGGCATGCGCGTGGTGCCGGACTTTACGATTGCCGACGCGCCCAAGCTCGATGCGTTGTTCGTGGTCGGCTCCAACCCAATCAATCCTAAAAACGACCGCACGATGCTCAACTGGTTGCGCAAACTGGCCCATGAGCACGTTCCGCTGGGCGGGATCTGCACCGGTAGCCACTTGCTGGCCTGCGCCGATCTGCTCAAGGGCTACCGCTGCACCATCCACTGGGAAGACATCGAACAACTGAAAGAGAAGTTTCCAGGGATCATCATCTCCAACCAGCTGTTCGAGCTGGATCGCGACCGCTACACCTGCTCGGGTGGTACGGCCTCGATGGACATGACCCTGCAGCTGATCGCCCGTGAGCCGAACGGCGTGGAGATTGCCATCCGCGCCGCCGAGTTACTGCTCTGCGACCGGATGCGCGGCGCTCGCGAACAGCAGCGCGTGCCGCTGCGGCAAAAACTCGGGCATGCCCAACCGAAGCTGAGCCAGATCGTCGGGCTGATGGAGGCTAACCTGGAAGAGCCGCTGGAACTCGACGAAATCGCCCGACTCAACGAGGTCTCGGTGCGCCAGCTCGAACGGCTGTTCCACAAATACCTGCAACGCACGCCCAGCCAGTACTACCTGGAACTGCGCCTGAACCGCGCGCGCGAACTGCTCCTGCGCAGCGAGTCGCAGGTGCGCGATATCGCCCTGTCCTGCGGCTTCGCCTCACCGGCGCATTTCTCCAAGTGCTACAGCCGCTTCTTCGGCATGTCGCCCAGAGGTGAGCGCAAGCACAGCGTTTTGCATGCCTGA
- a CDS encoding MFS transporter, producing the protein MSVERKALRRASVASFIGNFVEWFDYAAYGYLATVIAVVFFPQTDKTSGLLAAFAVFAISFIVRPIGGIIWGHIGDRHGRRNALAWSILIMSAATFGIAFLPTYAQVGMWAPLLLLLIRLVQGFSASGEYAGASAFLAEYAPDNKRGFYTCLVPASTAAGLLFGSLFVAVLYNLLDSQQLHEWGWRLPFLLAAPLGLIGRYIRLRLQDTPKFLEMEKALENKEAEHKAPIRQLFGVYRLKVLVAIGVTCLNAVAFYLVLSYMPTYLSAEMGMSETDSFMASTVSLATYIGFIFLMGKLSDRFGRKTMLVAASVLFLGLTVPLFSLLNGQSFMVILLIQIAFGLMLAMNDGTLPCFLTEIFPTRVRYSGFAFSFNTANALFGGTAPFIATWLISVSGDKMAPAWFLVVAAAVALLATLAVRETAHHALPD; encoded by the coding sequence ATGTCGGTAGAACGCAAAGCCTTGCGGCGGGCATCGGTCGCCAGTTTCATCGGCAACTTCGTCGAGTGGTTCGACTACGCCGCCTATGGCTATCTGGCTACCGTGATCGCGGTGGTGTTCTTCCCGCAAACCGACAAAACCTCCGGCCTGCTGGCGGCTTTTGCGGTGTTCGCCATTTCCTTCATCGTGCGCCCAATCGGCGGGATCATCTGGGGCCACATTGGTGATCGCCACGGGCGCCGCAATGCGCTGGCGTGGTCGATCCTGATCATGTCCGCCGCCACCTTCGGCATCGCCTTCCTGCCCACCTATGCCCAGGTCGGGATGTGGGCACCCTTGCTGCTGTTGCTGATCAGGCTGGTTCAGGGCTTCTCCGCCTCTGGCGAATATGCCGGGGCGTCGGCCTTCCTGGCCGAATATGCACCGGACAACAAGCGCGGCTTCTACACCTGCCTGGTGCCGGCGAGTACGGCGGCGGGGCTGTTGTTCGGCTCGCTGTTCGTGGCGGTGCTGTACAACCTGCTGGACAGCCAGCAACTGCATGAGTGGGGCTGGCGCCTGCCGTTCCTGCTGGCGGCACCGCTGGGCCTGATCGGCCGCTACATCCGTCTGCGCCTGCAGGACACGCCGAAGTTCCTGGAAATGGAAAAGGCCCTGGAAAACAAGGAGGCTGAGCACAAGGCGCCGATTCGCCAACTGTTCGGCGTGTATCGCCTCAAAGTGCTGGTGGCGATTGGTGTGACCTGCCTGAACGCGGTGGCTTTCTATCTGGTCCTCAGCTACATGCCGACCTACCTCTCGGCGGAAATGGGCATGTCGGAAACCGACTCCTTTATGGCCTCGACGGTTTCGCTGGCGACCTATATCGGTTTCATCTTCCTGATGGGCAAGTTGTCCGACCGTTTCGGCCGCAAGACCATGCTGGTCGCTGCCTCGGTGCTGTTCCTCGGGCTGACGGTGCCGTTGTTCTCGCTGCTCAACGGGCAGAGCTTCATGGTGATCCTGCTGATTCAAATCGCCTTCGGTCTGATGCTGGCCATGAACGATGGCACCCTGCCGTGCTTCCTCACCGAGATCTTCCCGACTCGGGTGCGCTACAGCGGTTTCGCCTTCAGCTTCAATACCGCAAATGCGTTGTTTGGCGGTACGGCGCCGTTCATTGCCACCTGGCTGATCAGCGTCAGCGGCGACAAGATGGCACCGGCCTGGTTTCTGGTCGTGGCCGCGGCGGTGGCGCTACTGGCGACCTTGGCGGTTCGTGAAACCGCGCACCATGCCTTGCCTGACTGA